One window of Felis catus isolate Fca126 chromosome D4, F.catus_Fca126_mat1.0, whole genome shotgun sequence genomic DNA carries:
- the BARX1 gene encoding homeobox protein BarH-like 1 — MQRPGEPGAARFGPPEGCADHPPHRYRSFMIEEILTEPPGPKGAAPAAAAAAAAGELLKFGVQALLAARPFHSHLAVLKAEQAAVFKFPLAPLGCSGLGSALLAAGPGLPGAPGTPHLPLELQLRGKLETPGTGEPGTKAKKGRRSRTVFTELQLMGLEKRFEKQKYLSTPDRIDLAESLGLSQLQVKTWYQNRRMKWKKIVLQGGGLESPTKPKGRPKKNSIPTSEQLTEQERAKEAERPAEAPGEIIDRSRED; from the exons ATGCAGCGGCCTGGGGAGCCCGGCGCCGCGCGCTTCGGGCCGCCCGAGGGCTGCGCCGACCACCCGCCGCACCGCTACCGCAGCTTCATGATCGAGGAGATCCTCACCGAGCCGCCGGGGCCCAAGGgcgccgcgcccgccgccgccgccgccgccgccgcgggcgAGCTGCTCAAGTTCGGCGTGCAGGCGCTGCTGGCGGCGCGGCCCTTCCACAGCCACCTGG ccgTGCTGAAGGCCGAGCAGGCAGCGGTGTTTAAGTTCCCGCTGGCGCCGCTCGGGTGCTCGGGGCTGGGTTCCGCGTTACTGGCCGCAGGGCCTGGACTGCCCGGCGCCCCTGGCACACCACACCTGCCGCTTGAGCTGCAGCTCCGTGGGAAGCTGGAGACGCCCGGCACCGGGGAGCCGGGCACCAAGGCCAAGAAGGGGCGTCGGAGCCGCACAGTGTTCACCGAGCTGCAGCTGATGGGCCTAGAGAAACGCTTCGAGAAGCAGAAGTACCTCTCCACGCCTGACAG AATAGATCTCGCGGAATCCCTGGGCCTGAGTCAGTTGCAGGTGAAGACGTGGTACCAGAATCGGAGGATGAAGTGGAAGAAAATA GTGCTGCAGGGCGGCGGCCTGGAGTCTCCCACCAAGCCCAAGGGGAGGCCCAAGAAGAACTCCATTCCCACGAGTGAGCAACTCACGGAGCAGGAGCGCGCCAAAGAGGCGGAGAGGCCGGCGGAGGCGCCAGGCGAGATCATCGACAGGAGCCGCGAGGACTGA